The following coding sequences are from one Triticum aestivum cultivar Chinese Spring chromosome 5A, IWGSC CS RefSeq v2.1, whole genome shotgun sequence window:
- the LOC123107617 gene encoding zinc finger MYM-type protein 1: MDYNLTFAMVRGQGYDGASNMRGNANGLKKLIIDESPFAYYVHCFVHQLQLTLVAVAKESGDCTWFFQQLAHLLNALGMSCKKMRMLRIAQAEELINALELEEVETGSGLNQEMGLGRPCDTRWGSHFKTVNHVISMYGALRRVLRKIGDEYHGAEAQAALSIETIFRSFEFVFMAHLMQEIFGYTDELCRALQKQDEDIVHAIELVGDTKYYLEALRTDAGWDDFLTKVTSFCTKHKIKVVDMEGPYFPVGRPRRGLCNGVINYHRFKVDMFVGVIDRQISELNGRFDEVNTELLSCMAAFCPLHLFAAYDQDKLVRLATKFYASDFTSDELARLPWQLNMYVINVRRDERFQNLKNLC; this comes from the coding sequence ATGGACTACAATTTAACCTTTGCAATGGTTCGTGGGCAAGGATATGATGGAGCTAGTAACATGAGAGGTAATGCTAATGGCCTGAAAAAACTGATTATAGATGAGTCCCCTTTTGCCTACTATGTTCATTGTTTTGTCCATCAACTACAGTTAACTCTTGTTGCTGTTGCTAAGGAGAGTGGTGATTGTACTTGGTTCTTTCAACAGCTTGCACACTTGttaaatgctcttggcatgtcttgTAAAAAGATGAGAATGCTTCGGATAGCTCAGGCTGAAGAACTCATTAATGCATTGGAATTGGAAGAAGTAGAAACAGGGAGTGGGCTGAATCAGGAAATGGGTTTGGGAAGGCCATGTGATACACGTTGGGGCTCTCACTTCAAAACTGTGAACCATGTCATCTCTATGTATGGTGCACTACGACGAGTCCTTCGCAAGATTGGAGACGAGTACCATGGTGCGGAGGCACAAGCGGCTCTATCCATAGAGACAATATTTCGATCATTTGAGTTTGTTTTCATGGCACACTTGATGCAAGAAATATTTGGATACACAGATGAGTTGTGTAGAGCTTTGCAAAAGCAAGACGAAGATATTGTTCATGCTATTGAGCTTGTTGGTGACACAAAGTATTACTTGGAGGCTTTGAGGACCGATGCTGGATGGGATGATTTTCTCACAAAGGTCACATCTTTTTGTACAAAGCATAAGATCAAAGTTGTTGATATGGAGGGTCCTTACTTTCCCGTTGGCCGGCCTAGAAGGGGTTTATGTAATGGTGTGATCAATTACCACCGCTTCAAGGTTGATATGTTTGTGGGTGTCATTGATAGGCAAATCAGTGAGCTGAATGGCAGATTTGATGAGGTAAACACGGAGCTACTTTCTTGCATGGCAGCATTCTGTCCACTTCATCTATTTGCTGCTTATGACCAAGATAAGTTGGTTAGGCTTGCTACAAAGTTTTATGCTTCTGATTTTACAAGTGATGAACTGGCAAGACTTCCATGGCAACTAAACATGTATGTTATTAATGTGCGTAGAGATGAAAGGTTTCAAAACCTGAAAAATCTGTGTTAG